A genomic region of Cannabis sativa cultivar Pink pepper isolate KNU-18-1 chromosome 1, ASM2916894v1, whole genome shotgun sequence contains the following coding sequences:
- the LOC115708053 gene encoding uncharacterized protein LOC115708053 — protein sequence MGKNQAYKAMQRARLGSTSAGPDEVEDGMVDGSFHSPEWHAARLASLKTSHTITWEEYKKKQKEDELRKGELEKDTDRMMREYRAQLDAERSRKLSQGRNHSSSSSTRKRDRKEKDLKKRSSSSSKRKKHSSRRRSSESSSSSSSSEDSSSSDEEEKEARRSKSRSKRSKKEKKHKSKTKHAGNGNDDKAEGPVPLSRFFESVKS from the exons ATGGGGAAAAATCAAGCCTACAAAGCTATGCAGAGAGCCAGGTTAGGTTCCACATCTGCCGGACCCGACGAGGTGGAGGATGGCATG GTGGATGGTTCATTTCATTCACCAGAGTGGCATGCGGCTCGTTTGGCCAGCCTTAAAACGTCTCACACCATTACCTGGGAAGAGTACAAGAAGAAGCAAAAAGAAGATGAACTGCGAAAGGGGGAGCTTGAGAAAGACACTGATAGAATGATGAGAGAGTACCGAGCTCAACTTGATGCCGAACGCTCTCGCAAACTCTCCCAAGGAAGAAAccattcctcttcttcttctactcGCAAAAGAG ATAGGAAGGAGAAAGATCTAAAGAAgcgcagcagcagcagcagcaaaaGGAAAAAg CATTCTTCAAGAAGAAGATCATCGGAATCTAGTTCATCGTCCAGCTCGTCAGAGGATTCTTCTAGCAGTGATGAAGAAGAGAAGGAAGCAAGAAGATCTAAGTCAAGGTCTAAGAGATCTAAGAAGGAAAAGAAGCACAAATCAAAGACCAAGCACGCTGGGAATGGTAACGATGACAAGGCTGAAGGACCTGTACCCCTTTCAAGATTCTTTGAGAGTGTCAAGAGCTAG